From the Zymoseptoria tritici IPO323 chromosome 2, whole genome shotgun sequence genome, the window TGGCACCCTCTCCGTCCGTGACCGAGCCCGACGTGAGCGAGTGCGCAATATCGCTTGTCAGAGAGCCAGATGTTCCGACAACGGCAGCAGCTCGCAAGTCAAACTTGGTTCGTCTGAGATTCAGCGTGTACGCTAAATCAGCGGCGTAAAACTCGTCGGCCACCTGGGCAACAGCCGCAATGGACGCTTGTAGGGAGGAGTCCTTGACCGCAGAGAATGTCAACAGCAGAGGACGCGTGACGGTGTGATCATAATCGGCCGTCTCGCGCCTCTGACCTAGGCGATATTCGGGATGTAACGTGTGGACAGCTTCCACCAGACTGTGTACGTTGGTTCCGGTCCACCCGTAAGAGCAGGCCCCCACACGACGGACTGAGTACTCAGACGGCCAGTTAATGGTCTGTTGTTGAGGCTTGATGTTGAGATCCTCGAGATCAATGGCAGGATGTGCCGAATTGAAATTCACGTGGCCGGGGATGACACCAGCCTCGGTCATCATGGCGGCTTTCATGAGGATGAAAATTCCACTGGCACCCTCCTGGTGGCCAAAGTTCGGCTTGAGAGAGCCGATGGGGAGCGGTTTAGCTCGTCGTGTAGGGTTGTTCATGAATTTTCCGATCGAGTGCGCTTCGGCAATCTCTCCGGGAATCATTCCAACGCCATGGGTCTCGACGTACGCAGTCTCCGCGGGATCCAGCCCTGCCTGTGAGTAGGCGAGATCCAGACACTTGGCCATGCCGGCCTCGTTTGGGATGAAAAGCGGCGTATCCGGAATCATGCCATTTGCCGTGACGGCAATGGACCGCACAACGCCACGAATGGGGTCGTTGTCCCGGATTGCGTCGGATAGTAGCTTGACGTACAACGCCCCAGATCCTTCGGCACGGGCGTAGCCATTGCATCGAGCGTCGTAAGAGTGGCACATGGAATCTGGAGACATGATACCAAATTTGGAATAGCTGGAGTATGCTTCGGGTCCGAGCACGAGATTGACGCCTCCAACGATGGCGGCCGgaacttctcctccacggAGAGCCATGGCAGCGGTGTGGAGTGCGAAAAGACTGCTCGTGCAGCCCGCATTGGTGGTGTATGTTGGTCCGTTCAGATCGAAAAAGTAAGACACTCGGGCGCTCAACAACCCCGGGTCAACGCCGGCGACCTCGTGAAGGTGGCGATCGTCGTAGCCGTGTCGGACCGATGCAATGACCTGGTCCAAGCCAAAGGTACCAATGTAAGCAGCCGTATTGGTTCCCTTGATATCCTGCAGTGTTTTGCCCGCAGACTCAAGGCATTCGTAGACACTTTCGAGGATGCGGAACTGCTGAGGGTCCATGTGCTTCGCTTCATCGGCACTGATGCCGAAGAACTCGGCGTCAAATGCGTGCGTGTCGGTGTTGAGGAAGAAGCCGCCTTTGGAGGCAATGGCCCCCGGTCGACCCAGAGAGTCCTCGCGAAAGTAAGCATCGATGTTGAAGCGTGACTTGGGAATCGTTTCGGAGAGCTTGATTTCTCCATTGATCATCGTCTCCCAAAATTCACGTGGGGACTCAACTCCGCCGGCCAAGCTGCAGGCTACACCAATTAGCATCGGCTCACAAAGAAAAGCCACCACAACTCACCCATGCCAACAATCGCAATGGGTTCATTGCGGCGATCGATGGCTCCGGCCTCTGTCGTTCCGGATGTCATGTTGCCAGGACGAATTCGCAGTCGACAAACGGCGTGTAGCAAAGGTCAAAGAGCAGAAGCGACAATCTCGGTGAGTAGGGATTACAAGTCTTTCAACGTTGCCAATGCCGCGACGACTCTGCGACGAGGTTTGCGTTGTCTTTTTAACGACAAGAATTCGACCGCCGAGTCATGTCATCTTTACATGTCGGCAGCGGTACCTCCTACCGACGGAGTTTCGAACTTCTCGCTCGGTGGCAAAACATTCCGATCGATGGCATGGTTCTTTCTGCGATGCACAGCTTTTTTTTCCAACAAGACGACCATCGCCAATGCCTTGGGAAAATACCGACATCTGCGAATCACTGCCAGCTCGGGAGGGTGTCGATTCCTGCCTAAAGAGGTCTGTTAATGGAGGCGACATATTATGCGTTGTAGTTGCATGCAGGAAACCCGCATAGTGTTTTGACTCCAAGCTGACCACGAGTCAAGTCAGTGGCTCGGTCGGCATTTCGACCCGCCTCCGTGGTTACCGGATTGGGACGGCGTTGAACTTACGCAACCAAGATATGTACAAAACATGAACAGCATCGTTTCAATGGGGAACTCACGACCTTGTTTCGCACCGACATCTCCGGCAGTCCCACCTGTCGCATATCAACGTCCTGCGGATATATGATATCGAAGGAGTGGCTCACGATGGAGCGGAGTTGGATGGGTCGGCACTGGGAAGACTCTGCTCTGTAGCCCATCGACGAGAGGCACAGGCGTGCCTAAGGTCTTGCTGCTCTTGCATGAACTGCTTTTTCGCTTCCGTTCACAGCAGTCTTGTCAGCCGTGTCGAGTCGTGGGCAGTAGACTTAGCGCGAGTAAGAAAAATGCCGCACCTGCTTCCAATGCGTCGTATCGTCGTCATTCCGAGCCTCTCATACAGGTGCGATTCAGGGCATGAACATCACCTGTATCGTGTGTCGCATGGACCCCTTGTCGAACTACACGTCCTGCACAGCAGCGCAAGACGCATGCAGCAGAAATTGCAATCGACGTCCATACTGTCGATCGCAT encodes:
- the KSD1 gene encoding ketoacyl synthase domain-containing protein (orphan ketoacyl synthase domain similar to those in polyketide synthase genes involved in secondary metabolite biosynthesis): EPMLIGVACSLAGGVESPREFWETMINGEIKLSETIPKSRFNIDAYFREDSLGRPGAIASKGGFFLNTDTHAFDAEFFGISADEAKHMDPQQFRILESVYECLESAGKTLQDIKGTNTAAYIGTFGLDQVIASVRHGYDDRHLHEVAGVDPGLLSARVSYFFDLNGPTYTTNAGCTSSLFALHTAAMALRGGEVPAAIVGGVNLVLGPEAYSSYSKFGIMSPDSMCHSYDARCNGYARAEGSGALYVKLLSDAIRDNDPIRGVVRSIAVTANGMIPDTPLFIPNEAGMAKCLDLAYSQAGLDPAETAYVETHGVGMIPGEIAEAHSIGKFMNNPTRRAKPLPIGSLKPNFGHQEGASGIFILMKAAMMTEAGVIPGHVNFNSAHP